One genomic region from Streptomyces sp. NBC_01431 encodes:
- a CDS encoding TetR/AcrR family transcriptional regulator, which yields MAKATDTNGTTPVPQRLLAAATRLFAENGYDRTSVQEIVEAAGVTKGALYHYFGSKEDLLQEVYARVLRLQQERLDAFADADAPVEQRLREAAADVVVTTIDNLDDAAIFFRSMHHLSPEKNKQVRAERRRYHERFRALIEEGQAAGVFSTATPADLVVDYHFGSVHHLSTWYRPGGPLTQQQVANHLADLLLRALRP from the coding sequence ATGGCCAAGGCGACGGACACGAACGGCACCACTCCCGTCCCCCAGCGGCTGCTCGCCGCCGCCACTCGCCTCTTCGCGGAGAACGGCTACGACCGCACCTCCGTGCAGGAGATCGTGGAGGCGGCGGGGGTCACCAAGGGTGCGCTCTACCACTACTTCGGCTCCAAGGAGGACCTCCTCCAGGAGGTGTACGCGCGGGTGCTGCGGCTCCAGCAGGAGCGGCTCGACGCGTTCGCCGACGCGGACGCGCCGGTGGAGCAGCGGTTGCGGGAGGCGGCGGCGGACGTGGTGGTGACCACCATCGACAACCTGGACGACGCCGCGATCTTCTTCCGGTCGATGCATCACCTCAGCCCGGAGAAGAACAAGCAGGTCCGTGCGGAGCGGCGGCGCTACCACGAGCGGTTCCGGGCGCTGATCGAGGAGGGGCAGGCGGCCGGGGTGTTCTCCACGGCGACGCCGGCGGACCTGGTGGTCGACTACCACTTCGGGTCGGTGCACCACCTGTCGACGTGGTACCGGCCGGGCGGCCCGCTGACCCAGCAGCAGGTCGCGAACCACTTGGCGGATCTGCTGCTGCGGGCGCTGCGGCCGTAG
- a CDS encoding acyl-CoA dehydrogenase family protein, with the protein MDFAFDARTEELRTRLLAFMDEHVYPAEATVEEQRARLASPWDTPQVVADLKAEARRQGLWNLFLPDAEYGAGLTNLQYAPLAEITGRSPHLAPTALNCAAPDTGNMEVLAQFGSDDQKKRWLEPLLAGEIRSAFAMTEPVVASSDATNIETRIERDGDEYVVTGRKWYISGAMNPDCKIFIVMGKTDPGNADVRRQQSMILVPRDTPGVEVRRAMQVYGYEDHSHGGHAEVVFHSARVPAGNLIGEAGGGFAIAQARLGPGRIHHCMRLIGMAERAIELMCRRAVTRTAFGKPIAQQGVVQEWIADARVAVEQLRLLVLKTAWLMDTVGNRGAHTEIQAIKIATPRTVVDIIDNAVQLHGAGGVSQDFPLAELWAAARTLRLADGPDEVHQRSLARRELKRYV; encoded by the coding sequence ATGGACTTCGCATTCGACGCCCGTACCGAAGAACTGCGGACCAGGCTGCTCGCCTTCATGGACGAGCACGTGTACCCCGCCGAAGCCACCGTCGAGGAGCAGCGCGCCCGGCTCGCCTCCCCCTGGGACACCCCGCAGGTGGTGGCGGACCTCAAGGCCGAAGCCCGCAGGCAGGGCCTGTGGAACCTGTTCCTTCCCGACGCGGAGTACGGCGCCGGGCTCACCAACCTCCAGTACGCCCCGCTCGCCGAGATCACCGGCCGCTCCCCGCACCTGGCGCCGACCGCGCTGAACTGCGCGGCCCCGGACACCGGGAACATGGAGGTCCTGGCGCAGTTCGGCTCGGACGACCAGAAGAAGCGGTGGCTTGAGCCGCTGCTCGCGGGTGAGATCCGCTCGGCGTTCGCGATGACCGAGCCGGTGGTGGCTTCGTCCGACGCCACGAACATCGAGACCCGCATCGAGCGCGACGGCGACGAGTACGTCGTCACCGGCCGCAAGTGGTACATCTCCGGGGCGATGAACCCGGACTGCAAGATCTTCATCGTGATGGGCAAGACCGATCCGGGCAACGCGGACGTACGCCGCCAGCAGTCGATGATCCTGGTGCCGCGCGACACCCCGGGCGTCGAGGTGCGCCGGGCCATGCAGGTGTACGGCTACGAGGACCACTCCCACGGCGGTCACGCCGAGGTCGTCTTCCACAGCGCCCGGGTGCCCGCGGGCAACCTGATCGGCGAGGCGGGCGGCGGCTTCGCCATCGCCCAGGCCCGGCTCGGTCCCGGCCGGATCCACCACTGCATGCGGCTGATCGGCATGGCCGAGCGCGCGATCGAGCTGATGTGCCGCCGGGCGGTGACCCGCACCGCGTTCGGCAAGCCCATCGCCCAGCAGGGCGTGGTCCAGGAGTGGATCGCGGACGCCCGCGTCGCGGTCGAGCAGCTGCGCCTGCTCGTCCTGAAGACGGCGTGGCTGATGGACACGGTGGGCAACCGCGGAGCCCACACCGAGATCCAGGCCATCAAGATCGCCACCCCGCGCACGGTCGTCGACATCATCGACAACGCGGTCCAGCTGCACGGCGCGGGCGGCGTGAGCCAGGACTTCCCACTGGCCGAACTGTGGGCCGCGGCACGGACGTTGAGGCTGGCGGACGGCCCCGACGAGGTCCACCAGCGCTCGCTGGCCCGCCGGGAACTGAAGAGGTACGTATAA
- a CDS encoding phosphotransferase family protein translates to MSTVPPPGLDPERLRAHLDRARPGLVSGPLRARLIEGGRSNLTYVVTDGAGQWVVRRPPLGHVLATAHDMKREHRVISALHPTAVPVPEPVLLCEDESVLGSPFYVMEYVAGTPYRTAEQLAPLGAERTRAAVLGLVDTLVELHAVDPESVGLGDFGRPDGFLDRQLRRWGKQLDASRNRELAGIDELHAALGRELPASPAPTVVHGDYRLDNVLIGDDDRIKAVLDWEMSTLGDPLTDLGLLVMYSAKLELPNSPISTTAGAAGHPSPAELIERYAARSGRDTSAIAWYTAFAWFKLAVILEGIHYRYTLGQTVGAGFDRIGELVPVFIEHGLTTLQEG, encoded by the coding sequence ATGAGCACAGTCCCCCCGCCAGGCCTCGACCCGGAGCGGCTGCGTGCCCACCTCGACCGCGCGCGCCCCGGGCTCGTGAGCGGACCGCTCAGGGCCCGGCTGATCGAGGGGGGCCGGTCGAACCTGACGTACGTCGTCACGGACGGCGCCGGGCAGTGGGTGGTCCGCCGCCCACCGCTCGGCCATGTGCTCGCCACCGCGCACGACATGAAGCGCGAGCACCGGGTGATCAGCGCGCTCCACCCGACGGCGGTGCCGGTCCCCGAGCCGGTCCTGCTCTGCGAGGACGAGTCGGTGCTGGGCTCGCCGTTCTACGTCATGGAGTACGTGGCCGGGACGCCGTACCGCACCGCCGAGCAGCTTGCCCCGCTCGGCGCCGAGCGCACCAGGGCGGCCGTGCTCGGCCTGGTCGACACGCTGGTGGAGCTGCACGCCGTCGACCCCGAATCGGTCGGCCTCGGCGACTTCGGGCGGCCCGACGGTTTCCTCGACCGCCAGCTGCGCCGCTGGGGCAAGCAGCTCGACGCCTCCCGCAACCGCGAACTGGCCGGCATCGACGAACTGCACGCCGCCCTCGGGCGCGAGCTGCCCGCCTCGCCCGCCCCCACCGTCGTGCACGGCGACTACCGCCTCGACAACGTCCTGATCGGCGACGACGACCGGATCAAGGCCGTACTCGACTGGGAGATGTCCACGCTCGGCGATCCGCTGACCGACCTCGGCCTGCTCGTGATGTACAGCGCCAAGCTGGAACTGCCCAACTCGCCGATCTCCACCACGGCGGGCGCGGCCGGGCACCCCTCCCCCGCCGAGTTGATCGAGCGGTACGCGGCCCGCTCCGGCCGCGACACCTCCGCCATCGCCTGGTACACGGCGTTCGCCTGGTTCAAGCTCGCGGTGATCCTCGAAGGCATCCACTACCGCTACACCCTCGGCCAGACCGTGGGCGCCGGCTTCGACCGCATCGGCGAGCTGGTTCCCGTCTTCATCGAGCACGGCCTCACGACCCTCCAGGAAGGCTGA
- a CDS encoding DUF202 domain-containing protein: protein MPPAPARDPGLQPERTRLAWRRTTLACTVAALLAAKQALHKGSSPLTMAAVSLSGLAWLGFLTVAHRRIRGLSGAGRPRVLGVRTAIGATACTVALACFAVAILF from the coding sequence ATGCCCCCCGCGCCCGCCCGGGACCCCGGGCTCCAGCCGGAGCGGACCCGGCTCGCCTGGCGGCGTACCACGCTCGCCTGCACGGTGGCCGCGCTGCTTGCCGCCAAACAGGCGCTGCACAAAGGGAGTTCGCCGCTGACGATGGCCGCGGTGTCGCTCAGCGGGCTGGCGTGGCTGGGCTTCCTGACGGTCGCGCACCGCCGCATCCGGGGTCTGAGCGGCGCCGGGCGGCCCCGGGTGCTCGGGGTGCGCACCGCGATCGGCGCCACCGCCTGCACGGTGGCCCTGGCCTGTTTCGCCGTCGCCATACTGTTCTGA
- a CDS encoding YidH family protein — MITIGQTLRLWFAPQRIDEEGETPDYRFSLANERTFLAWIRTSLALIGGGFAVDQFLPELRWGVRVGLALALLAAGVLCALRAVNHWVRCERAMRRGEDLPVTRFPTLLGLAVAVVAVVMVVVVVFGWAG; from the coding sequence GTGATCACGATCGGGCAGACCCTGCGGCTGTGGTTCGCGCCGCAGCGCATCGACGAGGAGGGCGAGACCCCCGACTACCGGTTCTCGCTCGCCAACGAGCGCACCTTCCTGGCCTGGATCAGGACCTCGCTCGCGCTGATCGGTGGCGGTTTCGCGGTCGACCAGTTCCTGCCGGAGCTGCGCTGGGGCGTGCGGGTCGGCCTCGCGCTCGCGCTGCTCGCCGCCGGGGTGCTGTGCGCGCTGCGCGCGGTGAACCACTGGGTTCGCTGCGAGCGGGCCATGCGGCGCGGCGAGGACCTGCCGGTGACGCGGTTCCCGACCCTCCTCGGCCTCGCCGTCGCGGTCGTCGCGGTCGTGATGGTGGTGGTCGTCGTCTTCGGCTGGGCGGGCTGA
- a CDS encoding NUDIX hydrolase gives MNPADEILDIVDEHDTVTGQARRAEAYAKNLRHRCVFVLARDGAGRIFVHRRTPGKLVFPSLYDMFVGGVVGAGESYDTAALREAEEELGVSGLPRPVPLFKFLYENGAQTWWSSVYEVRCELAVHPQVEEVAWHDFLTLAELERRIGEWEWVPDGLAAWRRLRASGLSLS, from the coding sequence ATGAATCCGGCTGACGAAATCCTGGACATCGTCGACGAGCACGACACGGTGACGGGGCAGGCCCGGCGCGCCGAGGCCTACGCGAAGAACCTGCGCCACCGCTGCGTCTTCGTCCTCGCCCGGGACGGCGCGGGACGGATCTTCGTCCACCGCCGCACCCCGGGCAAGCTCGTCTTCCCCTCGCTCTACGACATGTTCGTCGGCGGGGTGGTCGGCGCGGGCGAGTCCTACGACACCGCGGCGCTGCGCGAGGCCGAGGAGGAGCTCGGCGTGTCCGGTCTGCCCCGGCCCGTGCCCCTGTTCAAGTTCCTCTACGAGAACGGCGCGCAGACCTGGTGGTCCTCGGTGTACGAAGTGCGCTGCGAGCTCGCGGTGCACCCCCAGGTGGAGGAGGTCGCCTGGCACGACTTCCTGACCCTGGCCGAGCTTGAACGCCGGATCGGGGAGTGGGAGTGGGTGCCGGACGGCCTCGCGGCCTGGCGGCGGCTGCGGGCGTCGGGGCTCAGCCTGTCCTGA
- a CDS encoding DMT family transporter: protein MSVVVLVLAVSAACCLGSGFVLQQNAAQHAPMSDFMSPRLLLDLMRMPRWLAGIGLMVAGMVLSALALGRGEVSLVEPLVATNLFFAMWLSRLQTRQPLGRQGWAGLALLAGGVTAFIVAGQPQGSTSVAGPLRHWLIVGLVVGIALLLAALAKHDRLSVAAPVMLAVAAGLLYGLQDALTRVSGQRLSGGGWAGLMTSWQLYAVIALGVSGLVMVQSAFEAAPLRMSLPALTAAQPLAGIACGVGFLGDQLRTDAGALAWEAAGLAAIVTGIVLLGLHPAMPSGTAAREEVRDLQPH, encoded by the coding sequence GTGTCGGTAGTGGTCCTCGTCCTCGCCGTGAGCGCAGCGTGTTGTCTGGGCTCGGGCTTCGTGCTGCAGCAGAACGCGGCGCAACACGCCCCGATGAGCGACTTCATGTCGCCACGGCTCCTGCTCGACCTCATGCGGATGCCACGCTGGCTGGCCGGAATAGGCCTGATGGTGGCCGGCATGGTGCTGAGCGCGCTGGCGCTGGGCCGGGGCGAGGTTTCCCTCGTCGAGCCGCTGGTGGCGACCAATCTGTTCTTCGCCATGTGGCTGTCCAGACTCCAGACCCGTCAGCCGCTTGGCCGTCAGGGCTGGGCGGGGCTCGCGCTGCTCGCGGGCGGGGTGACGGCCTTCATCGTGGCGGGCCAGCCGCAGGGCAGCACCTCGGTGGCGGGCCCGCTGCGCCACTGGCTGATCGTGGGCCTGGTGGTGGGGATCGCGCTGCTGCTCGCCGCGCTCGCCAAACACGACCGGCTCAGCGTGGCGGCCCCCGTCATGCTGGCCGTCGCCGCGGGTCTGCTCTACGGCCTCCAGGACGCGCTGACGCGGGTCAGCGGGCAGCGTCTTTCCGGCGGCGGCTGGGCGGGGCTGATGACGAGCTGGCAGCTGTACGCCGTGATCGCGCTCGGGGTGAGCGGCCTCGTCATGGTGCAGAGCGCCTTCGAGGCCGCCCCGCTGCGGATGTCCCTGCCGGCCCTGACGGCCGCCCAGCCGCTGGCGGGCATCGCCTGCGGGGTCGGCTTCCTGGGGGACCAGCTGCGTACGGACGCGGGCGCGCTGGCGTGGGAGGCGGCCGGGCTCGCGGCGATCGTGACCGGCATCGTGCTGCTCGGGCTGCATCCGGCGATGCCGTCGGGCACGGCCGCGCGCGAAGAGGTCCGCGACCTCCAGCCGCACTGA
- a CDS encoding FAD-binding dehydrogenase gives MAYDADVIVVGAGLAGLVATAELVDAGKKVILLDQEPEQSIGGQAHWSFGGLFLVDSPEQRRMRIKDSRALALQDWYGTAGFDRAEDHWPRQWAEAYVDFAAGEKRAWLHARGVRFFPVVGWAERGGYDANGHGNSVPRFHITWGTGPGIVAPFERRVREGAARGLVQFRFRHRVTGLGRGAGAVDTVTGEILEPSDAGRGTASTRTVTGSFELTAQAVIVTSGGIGGNHDLVRSQWPQRLGTPPEHMLSGVPAHVDGLMLGIAEQAGAHHINRDRMWHYTEGIQNWNPIWARHGIRILPGPSSLWLDARGSRLPVPLFPGFDTLGTLDHIMKTGHDYTWFVLDQKIIGKEFALSGSEQNPDLTGKSVRGVIGRARADVPGPVKAFMDHGADFVVEKDLASLVRGMNALTKEPLIEEAALRHEIVARDREIANPFTKDLQVTAIRGTRNYLGDKLIRTAPPHRILDPKAGPLIAVKLHILTRKSLGGLETDLSSRVLTAGGEPLPGLYAAGEAAGFGGGGVHGYRSLEGTFLGGCIFSGRAAGRAAAKAVD, from the coding sequence ATGGCGTACGACGCCGATGTGATCGTGGTCGGGGCGGGGCTCGCGGGCCTGGTGGCCACCGCCGAGCTGGTGGACGCGGGCAAGAAGGTGATCCTGCTCGACCAGGAGCCCGAGCAGTCGATCGGCGGCCAGGCGCACTGGTCGTTCGGCGGGCTCTTCCTGGTGGACTCGCCCGAGCAGCGCCGGATGCGGATCAAGGACAGCCGCGCGCTCGCGCTCCAGGACTGGTACGGCACGGCGGGCTTCGACCGGGCCGAGGACCACTGGCCGCGCCAGTGGGCCGAGGCGTACGTCGACTTCGCCGCCGGCGAGAAGCGGGCGTGGCTGCACGCCCGGGGAGTGCGGTTCTTCCCCGTGGTGGGCTGGGCCGAGCGGGGCGGTTACGACGCCAATGGGCATGGGAACTCCGTCCCCCGCTTCCACATCACCTGGGGCACCGGACCGGGCATCGTGGCCCCCTTCGAGCGGAGGGTGCGGGAGGGCGCCGCCCGTGGCCTCGTTCAGTTCAGGTTCAGGCACCGGGTGACGGGTCTGGGCCGCGGCGCCGGAGCGGTGGACACCGTGACCGGGGAGATCCTGGAGCCGTCCGACGCCGGGCGCGGGACCGCGTCCACCCGGACCGTCACCGGCTCCTTCGAGCTTACGGCGCAGGCGGTCATCGTGACCAGCGGCGGCATCGGAGGCAACCACGACCTCGTGAGGTCCCAGTGGCCCCAGCGGCTCGGCACCCCGCCCGAGCACATGCTGTCCGGCGTCCCCGCCCATGTGGACGGGCTGATGCTGGGCATCGCCGAACAGGCGGGCGCGCACCACATCAACCGCGACCGGATGTGGCACTACACCGAGGGCATCCAGAACTGGAACCCGATCTGGGCCCGGCACGGCATCCGCATCCTGCCCGGACCCTCCTCGCTCTGGCTGGACGCGCGCGGCAGCCGGCTGCCCGTGCCGCTCTTCCCCGGTTTCGACACCCTCGGCACGCTCGACCACATCATGAAGACCGGCCACGACTACACGTGGTTCGTGCTCGACCAGAAGATCATCGGCAAGGAGTTCGCGCTGTCGGGCTCCGAGCAGAACCCCGACCTGACCGGCAAGTCGGTCCGGGGCGTCATCGGGCGGGCGCGGGCCGACGTGCCGGGCCCGGTGAAGGCGTTCATGGACCACGGCGCCGACTTCGTGGTCGAGAAGGACCTCGCCTCGCTGGTGCGCGGCATGAACGCGCTCACCAAGGAACCCCTGATCGAGGAGGCCGCGCTGCGCCACGAGATCGTGGCCCGCGACCGCGAGATCGCCAACCCGTTCACCAAGGACCTCCAGGTCACCGCCATCCGGGGGACCCGCAACTACCTCGGCGACAAGCTCATCCGCACCGCGCCGCCGCACCGCATCCTCGACCCGAAGGCCGGCCCGCTGATCGCGGTCAAGCTGCACATCCTCACCCGCAAGTCGCTCGGCGGCCTGGAGACCGACCTGTCCTCGCGCGTCCTGACGGCGGGCGGGGAGCCCCTGCCCGGTCTGTACGCGGCGGGCGAGGCGGCCGGGTTCGGCGGCGGAGGCGTGCACGGCTACCGCTCCCTGGAAGGCACCTTCCTCGGCGGCTGCATCTTCTCGGGACGGGCGGCGGGCCGGGCCGCAGCGAAGGCGGTGGACTAG
- a CDS encoding APC family permease, producing MPSQTSETEISTYKGQDRALRADRLGTPGLLLSVLAASAPLMVVAGVMPTAFAAMGVVGQPLLFLILGAVLALFSVGYAEMSRHVHNAGAFYAYIARGLGPTAGAAASYVALAAYSALQVGIYGMFGFEVSGLLDTYVHVTIDWWVPALLAVAVVGGLAWLKIDINAKVLGVLLVIEVALVVVFDGAALAKPAADGLSLHAFNPHTLTGPGVGIALCFCVAAFTGFEQAPVYAEETSRPNVVVKRVMFLAVGFTAVFFALSSWALTLATGPRDIVDSAQKQGPGLLFALAQKNLGTTFTDVLHVLFVTGMFAALLSFHNVVARYVFAMGREGLLPAGFGRTSSTSGAPAGGSLLQTVISVVVVAAFALTDHWPDGDPTAPVMHLFTWMGNVGALGVILLMAAASLAVIVFFVRRGAAGAQLWRLLAAGAAGIALLGIAAYTVKDFHVLVGAGPEDALNWVLPAIIVVALLVGLSCGLVLRAKKPETHARIGLGNEAFQLERTAIAEQATRGGVPGRRAPGHEESGRAAEL from the coding sequence ATGCCGAGCCAGACCAGCGAGACCGAGATCAGTACGTACAAGGGGCAGGACCGGGCGCTGCGCGCCGACCGCCTCGGCACGCCGGGGCTGCTGCTCTCGGTCCTCGCGGCGAGCGCGCCCCTGATGGTGGTGGCCGGGGTGATGCCCACCGCCTTCGCGGCCATGGGCGTCGTCGGACAGCCGCTGCTCTTCCTGATCCTCGGCGCGGTCCTCGCGCTGTTCAGCGTCGGGTACGCCGAGATGAGCCGCCACGTGCACAACGCGGGCGCGTTCTACGCCTACATCGCGCGGGGCCTGGGCCCGACCGCGGGCGCCGCGGCCTCCTATGTGGCGCTGGCCGCCTACAGCGCGCTCCAGGTCGGCATCTACGGCATGTTCGGCTTCGAGGTCTCCGGGCTGCTCGACACCTATGTGCACGTCACCATCGACTGGTGGGTGCCCGCGCTACTCGCGGTCGCGGTGGTCGGCGGGCTCGCCTGGCTGAAGATCGACATCAATGCCAAGGTGCTCGGCGTGCTCCTCGTCATCGAGGTCGCCCTCGTCGTTGTCTTCGACGGCGCCGCCCTCGCGAAACCGGCCGCCGACGGGCTCTCGCTGCACGCCTTCAACCCGCACACCCTGACCGGACCCGGCGTCGGCATCGCGCTGTGCTTCTGCGTCGCCGCGTTCACCGGCTTCGAACAGGCCCCGGTGTACGCGGAGGAGACCAGCCGCCCGAACGTGGTCGTCAAGCGCGTCATGTTCCTGGCCGTCGGATTCACCGCCGTCTTCTTCGCGCTCAGCTCCTGGGCGCTGACGCTGGCGACCGGCCCGCGCGACATCGTGGACTCCGCGCAGAAGCAGGGCCCCGGGCTGCTGTTCGCGCTGGCCCAGAAGAACCTCGGCACCACGTTCACCGACGTGCTGCACGTCCTGTTCGTCACCGGCATGTTCGCGGCGCTGCTCAGCTTCCACAACGTCGTCGCCCGGTACGTGTTCGCGATGGGCCGCGAGGGTCTGCTGCCCGCCGGGTTCGGCCGGACCAGCAGCACCAGCGGCGCCCCCGCGGGCGGCTCGCTGCTACAGACCGTGATCTCGGTGGTCGTCGTCGCCGCCTTCGCGCTCACCGACCACTGGCCGGACGGCGACCCGACGGCCCCGGTCATGCACCTGTTCACCTGGATGGGCAACGTGGGCGCGCTCGGCGTGATCCTGCTGATGGCCGCCGCCTCCCTCGCCGTGATCGTCTTCTTCGTCCGCAGGGGAGCGGCCGGGGCCCAGCTGTGGCGGCTGCTCGCCGCGGGAGCCGCGGGCATCGCGCTGCTCGGCATCGCCGCGTACACCGTCAAGGACTTCCACGTGCTGGTCGGCGCGGGGCCCGAGGACGCGCTCAACTGGGTGCTGCCCGCGATCATCGTGGTGGCGCTGCTCGTGGGCCTGTCCTGCGGACTCGTGCTGCGCGCGAAGAAGCCGGAGACGCACGCCCGGATCGGTCTGGGCAACGAGGCCTTCCAGCTGGAGCGGACGGCGATCGCGGAGCAGGCCACGCGGGGCGGCGTGCCGGGCCGGCGCGCACCCGGTCACGAGGAGTCCGGGCGGGCCGCCGAGCTGTGA
- a CDS encoding molybdopterin-dependent oxidoreductase gives MTADQPEPPPRTQPRGAPVGRRLVLGMLGLGVAGVASARYVQQGLESFLGAAADKDPTGLTSLLPNGGGFRYYSVTSSVPNRSAADYRLTVDGMVTRPSTYTLDALRALPQTRLVRDVQCVTGWRVPSTPFAGVRLSRLLDAAGVRPGAGAVRFTCFDGAYSESLTLEQARRDDVLIALSMQDKPVSHAHGGPVRLYVAPMYFYKSAKWLSGITVTEQVQRGFWEERGYDTDAWVGRSNGRGDTPTG, from the coding sequence GTGACAGCAGATCAACCGGAACCGCCCCCGCGGACCCAGCCGCGCGGCGCTCCCGTCGGCCGCCGGCTCGTGCTCGGCATGCTCGGCCTCGGCGTGGCCGGGGTCGCCTCCGCCCGCTACGTCCAGCAGGGCCTGGAGTCATTCCTGGGCGCCGCCGCCGACAAGGACCCCACCGGCCTCACCAGCCTGCTGCCCAACGGCGGCGGCTTCCGCTACTACTCGGTCACCTCTTCCGTGCCGAACAGGAGCGCCGCCGACTACCGGCTCACCGTCGACGGCATGGTCACCCGGCCCTCGACGTACACGCTCGACGCGCTGCGCGCGCTGCCGCAGACCCGGCTGGTGCGCGACGTGCAGTGCGTGACCGGCTGGCGGGTGCCCAGCACCCCCTTCGCCGGGGTGCGGCTGTCCCGGCTCCTTGACGCGGCGGGCGTGCGGCCGGGGGCCGGGGCGGTCCGCTTCACCTGCTTCGACGGCGCCTACAGCGAGAGCCTCACCCTCGAACAGGCGCGCCGTGACGACGTGTTGATCGCGCTGAGCATGCAGGACAAGCCGGTCAGCCACGCCCACGGCGGGCCGGTCCGGCTGTATGTGGCGCCCATGTACTTCTACAAATCGGCGAAATGGCTCTCCGGGATCACCGTGACGGAGCAGGTCCAGCGGGGGTTCTGGGAGGAGCGAGGCTATGACACCGACGCCTGGGTCGGCCGGTCCAACGGACGCGGAGACACCCCCACCGGCTGA
- a CDS encoding cytochrome b/b6 domain-containing protein, with product MTPTPGSAGPTDAETPPPAELPYKVGRFTPAERWVHRATAWLMGACVVTAAILYVPQFAEAVGRRELVVRVHEICGVLLPVPLLVGLVSRALRADLARLNRFLPYDRTWLRSALRRDPEPRPAGKFNAGQKVYAGWIAGAVLVMLGTGLLMWFTHLAPIEVRIGSTFVHDWLSLAVGIVVAGHVWMAFGDPEARRGMRTGSVGRPWAKREHPLWEPELDEE from the coding sequence ATGACACCGACGCCTGGGTCGGCCGGTCCAACGGACGCGGAGACACCCCCACCGGCTGAACTCCCTTACAAAGTAGGGAGGTTCACGCCGGCGGAGCGCTGGGTGCACCGGGCCACCGCCTGGCTGATGGGAGCCTGCGTGGTCACCGCGGCGATTCTGTACGTCCCGCAGTTCGCCGAGGCGGTCGGCCGGCGGGAACTGGTGGTGCGGGTACACGAGATCTGCGGGGTGCTGCTGCCCGTGCCGCTCCTGGTCGGCCTCGTCTCCCGGGCGCTGCGCGCGGATCTCGCCCGGCTCAACCGCTTCCTGCCGTACGACCGCACCTGGCTGCGCAGCGCGCTGCGCCGGGACCCCGAGCCGCGCCCGGCCGGGAAGTTCAACGCCGGGCAGAAGGTGTACGCGGGCTGGATCGCGGGAGCCGTTCTGGTGATGCTGGGCACCGGCCTGCTGATGTGGTTCACGCACCTCGCGCCGATCGAGGTGCGGATCGGGTCCACGTTCGTGCACGACTGGCTGTCGCTGGCCGTGGGCATCGTGGTCGCCGGGCACGTGTGGATGGCGTTCGGCGACCCGGAGGCACGCCGTGGCATGCGCACCGGGTCGGTGGGGCGGCCCTGGGCGAAGCGGGAGCACCCCCTGTGGGAGCCCGAGCTAGACGAGGAGTGA